A genome region from Chloroflexaceae bacterium includes the following:
- a CDS encoding ABC transporter ATP-binding protein codes for MAGSNGATLPDPQMEIDGVSLSFGGVRALTDVSFNIYPGTIQAIIGPNGAGKTSLLNCISGLYKPQQGQIRFEGRNLIGLAPHQIARLGIARSFQNIELFRHMTVVDNLMLGRHVHMRGGVLSGGLYWGRAQREEIAHREVVEQVIDLLEIQAIRKKVVGALPYGLQKRVELGRALAMSPRLLLLDEPMAGMNSEEKEDMARFILDISEEQRTTIVLIEHDMGVVMDISDNVAVLEFGRLIAYGTPARVKADPKVIDAYLGREHAA; via the coding sequence ATGGCAGGCAGCAACGGCGCCACCTTGCCGGATCCGCAGATGGAGATTGACGGCGTGAGCCTGAGCTTCGGCGGGGTTCGCGCCCTGACCGATGTCAGCTTTAACATCTATCCCGGCACCATCCAGGCAATTATCGGCCCGAACGGGGCCGGCAAGACCAGTCTTCTGAACTGCATCAGCGGCCTCTACAAACCGCAGCAGGGTCAGATCCGCTTCGAGGGCCGGAATCTTATCGGCCTCGCCCCCCACCAGATCGCTCGCCTGGGCATTGCCCGCTCGTTCCAGAATATCGAGCTGTTCCGCCATATGACCGTGGTGGACAACCTGATGCTCGGCCGCCACGTGCACATGCGGGGCGGCGTGCTGAGCGGCGGCCTGTACTGGGGCCGCGCCCAGCGCGAGGAGATCGCCCACCGCGAGGTGGTCGAGCAGGTGATTGATCTGCTGGAGATCCAGGCCATCCGCAAAAAGGTCGTCGGCGCGCTGCCCTATGGCCTCCAGAAGCGGGTCGAGCTGGGACGGGCGCTGGCGATGTCGCCACGCCTGCTGCTGCTCGACGAGCCAATGGCCGGCATGAACAGCGAGGAAAAAGAGGACATGGCCCGCTTTATCCTCGACATCAGCGAGGAGCAGCGCACGACCATCGTGCTCATCGAGCACGACATGGGGGTGGTGATGGACATCAGCGACAACGTGGCCGTGCTGGAGTTCGGCCGCTTGATCGCCTATGGCACACCCGCCAGGGTCAAGGCCGACCCGAAGGTGATTGACGCCTACCTGGGGCGCGAGCATGCGGCGTGA
- a CDS encoding long-chain fatty acid--CoA ligase, producing MTEWTLPRLLLHKAETQGDRVALREKDFGIWQTVTWRQFADHVRAFAMGLRALGLQRGDKVAIIGDNRPEWLYAELAAQAVGGASVGVYQDSVANEVKYVLQAAEARVIVVEDQEQVDKIIEIWPELSNVLKVIYYEPKGMRGYREPYLAHFPDIEELGRAYDRAHPGLFEAEVARGQPDDVAILSTTSGTTGTPKLAMLTHRNLISQGAGLLAVDPLEPDDEFVSFLPLAWVGEQMITVAAGLQCGFTINFPESSGTVQENIREIGPRVMFSPPRIWENMLSQVQVKIQDTTPLKRAVYEWAMRQGYAMADARFSGKTPDPLLRLRYALARLCVFEPLKDQLGLRFLKRAYTGGAALGPDVFRFYHALGVNLKQVYGQTESAGLSVIHRDGQIKFQTVGTPLPNTEIRIADSGEILVRSPSVFIGYYKNPEATAEALVDGWLHSGDAGYFDEDGHLIVIDRAKDVMTLHDGTKFSPQFIENKLKFSPYIKEAVVFGGDWPFVTAMINIDFGNVGKWAESRQISYTTYTDLAQKPQVYALIRRDVERTNADLPPAARIRRFLLLHKELDADDGELTRTRKVRRRLVARRYEEIVDALYSDQSELELETTITYQDGRTALIKTRLRIEEMEAPPASAGERQPARMAVR from the coding sequence ATGACTGAGTGGACCCTTCCCCGTCTGTTGCTGCACAAGGCCGAAACGCAGGGCGACAGAGTCGCCCTGCGCGAGAAGGATTTCGGCATCTGGCAGACCGTGACCTGGCGCCAGTTCGCCGACCATGTGCGGGCGTTCGCGATGGGCCTGCGCGCCCTCGGTCTGCAACGGGGCGACAAGGTGGCGATCATCGGCGATAATCGCCCGGAATGGCTCTATGCCGAACTGGCCGCCCAGGCTGTCGGCGGGGCCTCGGTGGGAGTGTATCAGGACTCGGTGGCCAATGAGGTGAAGTACGTGCTGCAGGCCGCCGAGGCGCGAGTGATTGTGGTCGAGGATCAGGAGCAGGTAGATAAGATCATCGAGATCTGGCCCGAACTGTCGAATGTGCTCAAGGTGATCTACTACGAGCCGAAGGGCATGCGGGGCTACCGGGAACCCTACCTGGCCCATTTCCCCGACATCGAGGAGCTTGGACGGGCCTACGACCGCGCCCATCCGGGGCTGTTCGAAGCCGAGGTCGCCCGGGGCCAGCCCGACGATGTGGCCATCCTTTCCACCACTTCGGGCACCACCGGCACCCCCAAACTGGCCATGCTGACCCATCGCAACCTCATCAGCCAGGGGGCCGGGTTGCTGGCGGTTGATCCGCTCGAACCCGACGATGAGTTTGTGAGCTTTCTGCCCCTGGCCTGGGTCGGCGAGCAGATGATCACCGTCGCCGCCGGTCTCCAGTGCGGCTTCACGATCAACTTCCCCGAATCGTCCGGCACGGTGCAGGAAAACATCCGCGAAATCGGCCCGCGGGTGATGTTCTCGCCCCCGCGCATCTGGGAGAACATGCTCTCACAGGTGCAGGTGAAGATCCAGGATACCACGCCACTCAAACGGGCCGTGTACGAGTGGGCCATGCGCCAGGGCTACGCCATGGCCGACGCCCGCTTCAGCGGCAAGACGCCTGACCCGCTGCTGCGCCTGCGGTACGCTCTGGCGCGCCTGTGCGTCTTTGAGCCGCTCAAGGATCAGTTGGGGCTGCGCTTCCTCAAGCGGGCCTATACCGGCGGCGCGGCCCTCGGCCCCGATGTATTCCGCTTCTACCACGCCCTCGGCGTCAACTTGAAGCAGGTCTACGGCCAGACTGAGAGCGCCGGTCTGAGCGTGATCCACCGCGACGGGCAGATCAAGTTTCAGACTGTGGGCACGCCGCTGCCCAACACCGAGATCCGCATCGCCGACAGCGGCGAGATCCTGGTCAGGAGCCCCTCGGTCTTCATCGGCTACTACAAGAATCCTGAGGCGACCGCCGAGGCCCTGGTTGATGGCTGGCTCCACAGCGGCGACGCGGGCTATTTCGACGAAGACGGGCACCTGATCGTCATTGATCGGGCCAAGGACGTGATGACCCTCCACGATGGCACAAAGTTCTCGCCCCAGTTCATCGAGAACAAGCTGAAGTTCAGCCCCTACATTAAGGAGGCGGTGGTCTTTGGCGGCGACTGGCCCTTTGTCACGGCGATGATCAACATAGACTTCGGCAATGTGGGCAAGTGGGCCGAAAGCCGGCAGATCTCCTACACCACCTACACCGACCTGGCCCAGAAGCCGCAGGTCTACGCGCTCATCCGCCGCGACGTTGAGCGCACCAACGCCGACCTGCCCCCGGCGGCGCGGATCAGGCGCTTCCTGTTGCTGCACAAAGAGCTTGACGCCGATGACGGCGAACTGACCCGCACGCGCAAGGTGCGCCGGCGCCTGGTGGCCCGGCGTTACGAAGAGATCGTGGATGCCCTCTACAGCGACCAGAGCGAACTGGAGCTGGAGACGACCATCACCTACCAGGACGGGCGCACGGCGCTGATCAAGACGCGGCTGCGCATCGAGGAGATGGAGGCGCCTCCCGCCTCCGCTGGCGAGCGCCAGCCGGCAAGGATGGCCGTGCGTTGA
- a CDS encoding branched-chain amino acid ABC transporter permease, which yields MEKLVQLTMSGIANGAIFALVALGFVLIYKSSDVINFAQGELLLIGAYLTYMTVEQIGIWWPAGVVVAVLLAAVVGVLIETLVLRPLIGEPTISVIMVTIGLSSLLRAIVGAIWGVTPRPAPQFLPRDTVTIFGASVGVDKVWAIFLALLLFALLTLFFRFSREGIAMRAVADDQQAALSMGISVKRVWAVAWAIAAVTAAVGGILLMSIFGGVSGSIARVGLLVFPVVILGGLDSIPGAIIGGLIIGLLQSYAGGYLPPELGMGEVVPFIILLLILLVRPYGLFGQRIIERV from the coding sequence ATGGAGAAACTCGTCCAACTCACGATGAGCGGGATCGCCAACGGGGCGATCTTCGCCCTGGTGGCCCTGGGCTTTGTGTTGATCTACAAGAGCAGCGACGTGATCAACTTCGCCCAGGGTGAACTGCTGCTGATCGGCGCTTACCTGACCTACATGACCGTCGAGCAGATCGGCATCTGGTGGCCCGCGGGCGTGGTGGTGGCGGTGCTGCTGGCGGCAGTCGTCGGCGTGCTCATCGAAACCCTGGTGCTGCGCCCGCTGATCGGCGAGCCGACCATTTCGGTGATCATGGTGACCATCGGCCTCTCATCGTTGCTCCGGGCGATCGTCGGGGCGATCTGGGGGGTGACGCCGCGCCCGGCGCCGCAGTTTCTGCCGCGCGATACGGTAACGATCTTCGGCGCCAGCGTGGGGGTGGATAAGGTCTGGGCCATCTTTCTGGCGCTGCTGCTCTTCGCCCTGCTGACGCTCTTCTTCCGCTTCAGTCGCGAGGGGATCGCCATGCGCGCCGTGGCCGACGACCAGCAGGCCGCGCTGAGCATGGGCATCAGCGTGAAGCGGGTCTGGGCGGTGGCCTGGGCCATCGCGGCGGTGACGGCGGCAGTAGGCGGCATTTTGCTGATGAGCATCTTCGGCGGCGTGTCCGGCTCGATCGCTCGGGTGGGGTTGCTGGTCTTCCCGGTAGTGATCCTGGGCGGCCTCGACAGCATTCCCGGAGCGATCATCGGCGGGCTGATCATCGGCCTGCTGCAATCCTACGCCGGGGGCTACCTGCCGCCTGAACTAGGCATGGGCGAAGTAGTTCCGTTCATCATTCTGTTGCTGATCCTGCTTGTGCGCCCCTACGGGCTCTTCGGCCAGCGGATCATCGAGCGAGTGTAG
- a CDS encoding branched-chain amino acid ABC transporter permease produces the protein MQSGTFHTTYAADMALRPYWPQRLRIALVLVAVLVFPWFADRYWLNLANTIAIAAIGAIGLNILVGYTGQISIGQGGFMAVGAFSAGLMAARLGMPMWLTVPIASLFTAFVGAFFGLPSLRLKGLYLAIATLAAQEIITWVLTHGKLLGIGESLSIPRETSNLFGIPMTAIGNPDFAFYWVTVGCLIVTVIFVSNLFRSRAGRAFVAIRDQDIAAQVIGVDLFRYKLLAFATSSFFAGLAGALTAHYRGIISWERFTIDTSILYLAMIIIGGLGSVSGSIYGAAFITLLPALLSNLARLLSGVVPQINSYLPYMQQGAFGLAIILFLIFEPEGIVKMWRNVKDYFRLWPFSY, from the coding sequence ATGCAAAGCGGGACGTTTCATACCACCTACGCGGCGGATATGGCCCTGCGGCCCTACTGGCCGCAGCGGCTGCGCATCGCTCTTGTGCTCGTGGCCGTGCTGGTCTTCCCCTGGTTCGCCGACCGCTACTGGCTCAATCTGGCCAATACTATCGCCATCGCCGCCATCGGAGCGATCGGGTTGAACATCCTGGTCGGCTATACCGGCCAGATCAGCATTGGGCAGGGCGGCTTCATGGCGGTGGGGGCCTTCAGCGCCGGGTTGATGGCTGCCCGGCTCGGCATGCCGATGTGGCTCACGGTGCCGATCGCCAGCCTGTTCACGGCCTTCGTGGGCGCGTTCTTCGGGCTGCCCTCGCTGCGCCTCAAGGGCCTCTACCTGGCGATTGCCACCCTGGCGGCCCAGGAGATCATCACCTGGGTGCTGACCCACGGCAAACTGCTGGGCATCGGCGAGTCACTTTCGATCCCCCGCGAAACCAGCAACCTCTTCGGCATCCCCATGACCGCGATCGGCAACCCCGATTTCGCCTTCTACTGGGTGACGGTGGGTTGCCTTATCGTAACCGTAATCTTCGTCAGCAACCTCTTCCGCAGTCGCGCGGGGCGGGCCTTCGTCGCCATCCGCGACCAGGACATCGCCGCCCAGGTGATCGGGGTGGACCTGTTTCGCTACAAGTTGCTGGCCTTCGCCACCTCGTCGTTCTTCGCCGGGCTGGCCGGGGCGCTTACCGCCCATTACCGCGGCATTATCTCCTGGGAGCGCTTCACGATTGACACCAGCATCCTCTACCTGGCGATGATCATCATCGGCGGGCTGGGCAGCGTCTCAGGCTCGATCTACGGCGCGGCCTTCATCACCCTGCTGCCGGCGCTGCTCTCGAACCTGGCGCGCCTCCTGAGCGGAGTCGTGCCGCAGATCAACAGCTACCTGCCGTACATGCAGCAGGGCGCCTTCGGTCTGGCGATCATCCTCTTCCTGATCTTCGAGCCGGAGGGCATTGTTAAGATGTGGCGCAATGTCAAGGATTACTTCCGGTTATGGCCGTTCAGTTATTAG
- a CDS encoding ABC transporter substrate-binding protein encodes MGNEQRRFGMLALLLALALALAACGQPAPGTGGGTTGGGTTGTTPAPSGEPIKIGAIFDLTGATADVGTPYSKGQIAYIDWRNANGGVAGRPLQLISQDYAYEVPRAEELYTQFVTQDKVVVFSGWGTGDTEALKGRISEDQIPFISASYSAELADPAKTPYNFLVAPTYSDQMIIAMKWALEDWKAKGNTGAPKFAYLFNDSPFGRSPLADGTAFAQANGVETPLEVPSPRGATDLTPQLTQIRDFGANYVFLQNVSTPAALAVKNAKSLGLDIQFICLNWCANELLIKLAGADAEGVVGAIPFDPAAEGAKVALEFAKEKGIDYGGADSTFVQGWTAMSILVSGIEKTLAEGKELTGENIKNALETMGAIDTGGVTQPVVFSATDHAGAKSLRMFRVENGKWVAITDFISAR; translated from the coding sequence ATGGGCAACGAACAACGACGGTTCGGCATGCTGGCACTGCTGCTGGCGCTGGCCCTGGCGCTGGCGGCGTGCGGCCAGCCGGCGCCCGGCACGGGCGGAGGAACCACGGGCGGCGGAACTACTGGAACAACCCCGGCCCCGAGCGGCGAGCCGATCAAGATCGGCGCGATCTTCGACCTCACCGGCGCGACGGCGGATGTGGGAACCCCCTATTCCAAGGGACAGATTGCCTACATTGATTGGCGCAATGCTAACGGCGGCGTGGCCGGGCGCCCGCTGCAACTGATCAGCCAGGACTACGCCTACGAGGTGCCCCGCGCGGAAGAACTTTACACCCAGTTCGTCACCCAGGACAAGGTGGTGGTCTTCTCGGGCTGGGGCACGGGCGACACCGAGGCGCTCAAGGGCCGCATCTCCGAGGATCAGATTCCCTTCATTTCCGCCTCGTACTCGGCGGAACTCGCCGATCCCGCCAAGACGCCGTATAACTTCCTGGTGGCCCCGACCTATTCCGACCAGATGATCATCGCTATGAAGTGGGCGCTGGAGGACTGGAAAGCCAAAGGGAATACCGGCGCGCCCAAGTTCGCCTATCTGTTCAACGACAGCCCCTTCGGGCGCTCGCCGCTGGCTGACGGCACCGCCTTTGCCCAGGCCAACGGCGTCGAGACGCCGCTGGAGGTGCCCTCGCCCCGCGGCGCCACCGACCTGACGCCCCAGTTGACCCAGATCCGCGACTTCGGGGCTAACTACGTCTTCTTGCAGAACGTCTCGACCCCGGCGGCCCTGGCGGTTAAGAACGCTAAGAGCCTGGGACTGGACATCCAGTTCATCTGCCTGAACTGGTGCGCTAACGAACTGCTGATCAAGCTCGCCGGCGCTGATGCCGAGGGTGTGGTCGGGGCTATTCCTTTCGACCCCGCTGCCGAGGGGGCCAAGGTGGCCCTGGAGTTCGCCAAAGAGAAGGGTATTGACTACGGCGGCGCCGATAGCACCTTCGTCCAGGGCTGGACGGCGATGTCCATTCTGGTGTCCGGGATTGAAAAGACCCTGGCCGAGGGTAAGGAACTGACCGGCGAGAACATCAAGAACGCGCTCGAGACGATGGGGGCGATTGATACTGGCGGGGTGACCCAGCCGGTCGTCTTTAGCGCAACCGACCACGCTGGCGCGAAGTCGCTGCGGATGTTCCGCGTTGAGAATGGCAAGTGGGTGGCAATCACCGACTTCATTTCGGCCAGGTAA
- a CDS encoding ABC transporter ATP-binding protein: MLSLNNIEVIYNDVVLVLKGLSLEVPEGRIVAVLGSNGAGKSTTLKAISGLLKPENGEVTDGEIRFLDQPIHKKDAAAIVRMGIFQVMEGRRVFEHLTVEENLRAGAYTRGRGGFAQDLELVYSYFPRLKERRHQTAGFLSGGEQQMLAIGRALMARPRLIMLDEPSLGLAPLLVEEIFRIIKRINKEQGTTILLVEQNARLALDAADHAYIMENGRIVLDGSPADLKDNADVREFYLGLNEVGGRKSYREVKHYKRRKRWLS, translated from the coding sequence ATGCTTTCCCTCAACAACATCGAGGTCATCTACAACGACGTGGTCCTGGTGCTCAAAGGGCTGTCGCTGGAGGTGCCGGAGGGCCGGATCGTCGCTGTGCTTGGCTCCAACGGCGCGGGCAAGAGCACAACGCTCAAAGCGATCTCCGGGCTGCTTAAGCCGGAGAATGGCGAAGTGACCGACGGCGAGATCCGCTTTCTCGACCAGCCGATCCATAAGAAGGACGCGGCGGCGATCGTGCGCATGGGCATCTTCCAGGTGATGGAGGGGCGGCGCGTCTTCGAGCACCTGACGGTGGAAGAAAACCTGCGCGCCGGGGCCTACACCCGCGGAAGGGGCGGTTTCGCTCAGGATCTGGAACTGGTCTACAGCTACTTTCCGCGCCTGAAGGAGCGCCGCCATCAGACGGCGGGCTTCCTCAGCGGCGGCGAACAGCAGATGCTTGCCATCGGGCGGGCGTTGATGGCTCGCCCGCGCCTGATCATGCTCGATGAACCCTCGCTCGGGCTGGCTCCGCTGCTGGTGGAGGAGATCTTTCGTATTATCAAACGTATCAACAAAGAGCAAGGCACAACCATCCTGCTGGTGGAGCAAAACGCGCGCCTGGCCCTTGATGCCGCCGACCATGCGTATATCATGGAGAATGGGCGCATCGTCCTTGATGGCTCGCCTGCCGATCTGAAGGACAATGCCGACGTGCGGGAGTTCTACCTGGGCCTCAACGAAGTTGGCGGGCGCAAGAGCTACCGTGAGGTCAAACACTATAAACGCCGCAAGCGCTGGCTGTCCTGA
- a CDS encoding AMP-binding protein, whose translation MDLQAFYASFDQRVREIVAYGYDHSPAFRQRMDAAGLTPAAIQSAADLARLPVLRKERLVEIQRQGPGLGGMLTVPLSSLRRVFQSPGPIYDPEPDEPDSWRWAPAFRAAGFGPGDVVLNCFGYHLTPAGVMFEEGARAVGCAVIPAGIGAQHQQIEAMLDLGVTAYAGLPSYLKALLEKAVELGHDPRAWPLNKAFVAAEPLPPSLRALFEEQYGILVYDGYGTAEAGNLGYNGPERQGWHLPDDALVQVCDLNTGEPLPPGQTGEVVVTLFRRDYILVRFAVGDLSAVMEPGPPTVIPTPRLVGWLGRSGDSVKVRGLFVHPRHVDEALRGIAGVAAYQAVVVRESHRDDLICRVVPASDADPATLSAEVEAALHETLKLRCRVELVSGLPADARQFVDERRWD comes from the coding sequence ATGGATCTCCAGGCTTTCTATGCCAGCTTTGACCAGCGCGTTCGCGAGATCGTCGCCTATGGCTACGATCATTCGCCGGCCTTTCGCCAGCGGATGGACGCCGCGGGGTTGACGCCTGCCGCCATTCAGAGCGCCGCCGATCTGGCGCGCCTGCCGGTGCTGCGCAAGGAGCGCCTGGTCGAGATCCAGCGCCAGGGGCCGGGTCTCGGCGGGATGCTGACCGTGCCGCTTTCGAGCCTGCGGCGCGTCTTCCAGTCGCCCGGCCCGATCTACGATCCCGAACCGGACGAGCCGGACTCGTGGCGCTGGGCCCCGGCGTTCCGCGCTGCCGGCTTCGGGCCGGGCGACGTTGTGCTGAACTGCTTCGGCTACCACCTGACGCCTGCGGGGGTAATGTTCGAGGAGGGCGCGCGCGCCGTGGGCTGCGCGGTGATCCCGGCGGGGATCGGCGCGCAGCACCAGCAGATCGAGGCCATGCTCGATCTTGGCGTCACCGCTTATGCCGGGCTGCCGAGCTACCTCAAGGCCCTGCTGGAGAAGGCCGTGGAGCTGGGCCACGATCCGCGGGCCTGGCCGCTCAACAAGGCCTTCGTGGCCGCCGAGCCGCTGCCGCCCTCGCTGCGGGCGCTCTTCGAGGAGCAGTACGGCATTCTGGTCTACGACGGCTATGGCACTGCCGAGGCGGGTAACCTGGGCTACAACGGCCCTGAACGCCAGGGCTGGCACCTGCCCGATGACGCCCTGGTACAGGTGTGCGATCTGAACACCGGTGAACCGTTGCCGCCAGGCCAGACAGGCGAGGTGGTGGTGACGTTGTTCCGGCGCGACTACATCCTGGTGCGCTTCGCTGTGGGCGATCTCTCGGCGGTCATGGAACCTGGCCCGCCGACGGTCATCCCCACGCCGCGGCTGGTGGGCTGGCTCGGGCGCAGCGGCGACAGCGTCAAGGTGCGCGGGCTGTTCGTGCATCCGCGCCACGTTGATGAGGCGCTGCGCGGCATCGCGGGGGTGGCCGCCTACCAGGCGGTGGTGGTGCGTGAGAGCCATCGCGACGACCTGATCTGCCGGGTAGTTCCGGCGAGCGACGCCGATCCCGCCACCCTGAGCGCGGAGGTCGAGGCGGCACTGCACGAAACGCTCAAGCTGCGCTGCCGCGTCGAACTGGTTTCCGGCCTGCCTGCCGACGCGAGGCAGTTCGTCGATGAGCGGCGTTGGGACTGA